In a genomic window of Schistocerca gregaria isolate iqSchGreg1 chromosome 5, iqSchGreg1.2, whole genome shotgun sequence:
- the LOC126272110 gene encoding pro-resilin-like — protein MKVCALLLAAVACAVAEPPVDRSYLPPSSQYGAPAPGMQFGARSPSAQYGVPAVGAASFGRSSAGSAARVSSSFGSASSRRFGGAGRRFGSAAAGGLSTQYGAPSAGAGFGGLGLSSQSYSSGALSAQYGAPSVDSGFGRSAGPSPVYGVPGYGRAGAQEDALAEPANYEFSYSVEDANTLSDFGQEESRQGESAQGQYRVLLPDGRKQIVTYQADEGGYRPTIEYEDTGLTAYSAGGYGYGRGRAGAGAAARDGNGGYHY, from the exons ATGAAG GTGTGCGCGTTGCTGCTGGCCGCCGTGGCGTGCGCCGTCGCCGAGCCGCCGGTGGACCGGTCCTACCTGCCGCCCAGCAGCCAGTACGGCGCGCCGGCTCCCGGCATGCAGTTCGGCGCTCGGTCGCCCAGCGCGCAGTACGGAGTCCCGGCCGTGGGCGCCGCGTCCTTCGGCCGCTCCAGCGCGGGCTCCGCCGCGCGCGTCTCCTCCAGCTTCGGGTCGGCGTCCTCCAGGAGGTTCGGCGGCGCCGGCAGGAGGTTCGGATCGGCTGCGGCCGGAGGCCTGTCGACCCAGTACGGCGCTCCGTCCGCAGGCGCCGGCTTCGGCGGACTCGGCCTCTCCAGCCAGTCGTACTCCAGCGGCGCCCTCTCCGCGCAGTACGGAGCTCCCTCGGTGGACTCTGGCTTTGGGCGATCCGCTGGCCCTTCTCCAGTATACGGTGTGCCTGGCTACGGTCGTGCTGGTGCCCAGGAGGACGCCCTCGCT GAGCCGGCCAACTACGAGTTCAGCTACTCGGTGGAGGACGCCAACACGCTGAGCGACTTTGGACAGGAGGAGTCCAGGCAGGGGGAGAGCGCCCAGGGCCAGTACCGCGTGCTGCTGCCCGACGGCCGCAAGCAGATCGTCACATACCAGGCTGACGAGGGCGGCTACAGGCCCACCATAGAGTATGAGGACACCGGACTCACCGCCTACTCCGCCGGTGGTTACGGCTACGGCAGGGGgcgcgctggagctggagctgctgCCAGAGACGGAAACGGTGGATACCACTACTGA